In Cucurbita pepo subsp. pepo cultivar mu-cu-16 chromosome LG04, ASM280686v2, whole genome shotgun sequence, the following are encoded in one genomic region:
- the LOC111792821 gene encoding chaperone protein dnaJ 20, chloroplastic-like: MFSSPNPSLRAAFCSPLSSRNKTIRPVMSMSCKGTDYYTLLSVSDGCHASNEDIKKAYRAKALQYHPDLVCDPSLKDKCTRMFVQLNAAYKTLSDPVLRREYDDSLMGLKGNHHGTSTGFKGDYRDLWQRQILELNRRSNLRRNWSLSSWGGRMRAQNR; the protein is encoded by the coding sequence ATGTTTTCTTCACCAAATCCTTCGCTCCGAGCAGCTTTTTGCAGCCCTTTAAGCTCCCGAAACAAGACCATCCGACCGGTGATGAGCATGTCCTGTAAAGGGACGGATTATTACACGTTGCTCTCGGTGAGTGATGGATGTCATGCGAGCAACGAAGACATTAAGAAGGCTTATAGAGCCAAGGCTTTGCAGTATCATCCTGACCTTGTTTGTGATCCTTCCCTCAAAGACAAGTGTACGAGGATGTTTGTTCAGCTGAATGCAGCCTATAAGACACTCTCTGATCCTGTTCTTAGAAGAGAGTATGATGATTCTTTGATGGGTTTGAAAGGCAATCATCATGGCACATCTACAGGATTTAAAGGGGATTATAGAGACCTGTGGCAAAGGCAGATTCTCGAGCTCAATCGGCGGTCGAATCTTCGGAGGAATTGGTCGTTGTCGTCTTGGGGCGGGAGAATGCGAGCTCAAAATCGTTGA